The DNA sequence TGGGCAGGGCCAGGCCCCCATCGGCAACGTTATTTTCGAGCCCATCACCTTCACGCGGGTGCAGCTGGCAGGGCCCTTCCAGCTCCAACTGATGAGCGGCCAGGCCATCGGCTTCCATCCCAACGCCTACCTGAAGGCCGCCAATTCGGTGTTTCAGCTAGGCCTGATTATTGGCCTGGGGGGTAGCAACTCCTGGAAGCCGGGCCAGTAGGGATTAATTTAAAATTTAATAGAGTTGAAAATCAGCGGGTTGTTGCAAATTGTTAAATTTAGTTGTGCACAATTAAACATCAGGCAATCATAGCGAGTTAATCATCCAAATTCACTACTTCTTAATTCTAAACACCATGAGCATTCAGCGTTTATACACGGCCCGCGCCAAAGCCACTGGTGGCCGCGACGGCCGCGCCGTTTCGTCCGACAACGTTATAGACCTGCCTCTGAGCACCCCCAAGGAGATGGGCGGCGCCGGCCTGGCCGGCAGCACCAACCCCGAGCAGCTCTTCGCCGCCGGCTACGCCGCCTGCTTCGACGGGGCCCTGAACCTGGTGGCCCGCCTGGAGAAAACCCCCATCACCGGCAGCACCGTGGCGGCCGATGTGAGCTTCGGCAAAGACGGCGAGAACTACGGCATCGCCGTGGACTTGGCCGTGAACATCCCCAACATGGACCAGGCCCAGGCCGAAGCCCTCGTGGCCAAAGCCCACCAGGTGTGCCCCTACTCGCGCGCCACCCGCGGCAACATCGAGGTGAACCTGACCACGACGACCAACGCCTAAGTTTTCAGGACAGGATTGCAAGAGTAGGGGCCCCGGCGCAATGTGCAGGGGCCCCTATTGCGCTGGTATCAAAGCGTCACTTTGGCTGGCTATCGAAAAACTTATTCAACGGGCGCTTGAATAGGCCGTTGGTTGTGCCTAAATACACGGTGTCGCCGAGTTGCGCGAGGTCGGAAAAATTAGCGTACCCTATGCCGTCGTTCTTCAACTCGCGTAGCTTGATGGTGTTGGCATTTAGCCACCGCAGGGTGTAAAGGCTGTTGGTGATGATGCCGTGGGTAATGCCCACCAGGCTATCGCCCACCGGGTAAAAAGTTGAAAGATTGAGCGCCGAGTTGAAGCCATCAATGCGCTGCCAGCTTGCACAGTCGTTGGCCGAAGTCCAGATGGTGCCACCGTTCTGCATGGCGTAGACGACGCCCTTCCACTTGAAAACCGCAGTAGGATTTACCGGACCGGTGACTTGGGTAAACGTGCCGTTTACTTGCTGGAAAGAGCCATCTTGGTTAATTTTGAATAAGCCAAAGTTGGCGCACCACACCAAAAAATAGTCGTCGACGGCCCAGAAGGACTTGAAGCTGGATTGGCTACGGTCGGCGGTAGGGACGCGAATGAGCTGCGAGGTTATCTGCGTTGTGCCGGTTGGGCTTAGGCCAAAGGAGGTGATGCCGACGGTGGCCGTATTTACGAGTTTGGTTAGCACCAAGTGGAAGGCGTTCTCTTGTGTATTGGTAGAGTAGCCGCACAGCAAATAATTGTTACGGTTGATGACCCCAAATGGAAACCGCGAACCAAGCAAGAAATTTTCGAACCGCGTGGCCGTGGGGTCAAGGCCTTTCAGGTGCAGCCGGGTACCAATGTCGAGGAATTTGGTTGGGTAAATGGTTAGCACTGTATCAGAACTGACGTCGCCATAGCCGTTTGGGTTGGCGTAGAAGTTCGCGTTCATCGGCACGGCGTTGCGTAGGTCCCACGGCAGCGGGTCGAACCCCCAGGTGCGCGATAACGTGTGGCCAAAGCCCGTGTAGTAGCCATTGACGGCCTTCTCAGCGGAACCCGCAATGGGCGAAAGCACCTCAAAGTTTCCCGTTTCCTGCAAGTTGAGGGTATTCGTTCCGGGCAGTACCTGCATCACGTTGCGCTGGGAATTGATGAGGTGCTTAACCTCGGCCCAGCTGTATTGCTTGTCCACCTCCTGCACCACAACCGTTTCCACCTCCTTGTGGCAGGCCGAGCCGGCGAGCAACGTACTCACGATGAAATAGTAACCAAGTTTGCGCATAGGGAAAGGATGGGGAAGATGAGCGGATGGCTAAAAATAGCGAGCAATAAAAAAACCCCGACGAAAATCGAGGTTTTTTAGCAAATAATAAGGAAAACGTTACTACTTCCCGCCCAGCACGCGCAGCATGGTGTCGCCAATTTCGGCGGGCGAATCCACGACGTGGATGCCGCACTCGCGCATGATGGCCATTTTGGCGGCGGCGGTATCGTCGGCTCCGCCCACGATGG is a window from the Hymenobacter nivis genome containing:
- a CDS encoding organic hydroperoxide resistance protein produces the protein MSIQRLYTARAKATGGRDGRAVSSDNVIDLPLSTPKEMGGAGLAGSTNPEQLFAAGYAACFDGALNLVARLEKTPITGSTVAADVSFGKDGENYGIAVDLAVNIPNMDQAQAEALVAKAHQVCPYSRATRGNIEVNLTTTTNA